DNA from Deltaproteobacteria bacterium:
CATGCCATAATATTATCTCCTGAAGAACAGTTTACCGAGACGGTGCATGATTCCGCCATGCCCGTTCAGTTCGGGAATCGGTACTTCTTCTCCGAGAATTCGACGGACAATTCGATCGAACGCTTTCCCTGAACGAGACTGTTCATTCAGGATTACCGGCGACCCACGATTACCGGCAACCACCACCTCGTCATCCTCAGGCACAATCCCGAGCAGTCGGACAGCTAAGATGTCGAGGACATCTTGCTGGTTAAGCATATCCCCGCGCTTCACCATGTCGGTAGACATGCGATTGATAATCAGTTGTGGTTCTCCCAGTGACGACTGTAACAATCCAATAACACGGTCGGCATCACGCACTGGCGATACGTCAGGAGTAGTAATAACAATGCCCTCATCTGCACCAGCAACAGCATTACGAAACCCTTGTTCAATTCCTGCCGGACAGTCGATCAGGACATAGTCGAAATCTTCCTTGAGCTGTGCGACCACCGCTTTCATCTCGTCAGGGGTGATCGATTCTTTCTGATCGACCTGCGAGGCCGGTAACATCGAGAGCTGTGGAAACCGTTTGTCTTTTACGAGGGCTTGGCGTACCTGACACCGACCGCGCACGACATCGACGAGGTGATAGACGATACGGTTCTCCAGCCCCATGATGATGTCGAGGTTACGCAATCCGATGTCCGCATCAACCAACGCGACTTTTTGGCCACGTCGTGCGAGTCCAAGACCGATGTTTGCAGTCGAAGTCGTCTTTCCGACTCCGCCTTTTCCCGAAGTGACGACTATTGCACGTCCGCCCATGGCGTGGGCCTCCTATAATTTTCCTTGGTAGGGTTCAATAATAATCCGCTCGTCCTTCACACGAGCAACTTCTGGCCGTTGAGCACGCGGATTGAGCTGCCCTTCTTCTGCACAGGCAATATACGGTCCAATGCGCAACTGCAGTGGCATTAAATTCAGCGCCACAACCACCGCAGACGGGTTGTCTGGATACCCAGCATGCACCACTCCACGTAAGGTGCCAAAGACAATAGTATCCCCGCCGGCGATAATCTCCGCCCCTTGATTCACATCCCCCACCAACACCACATCGCCATTGAAGACGTGTTTCTGTCCCGAACGTAAACTCCGACGTAAATACAGCGCCGTCGGGTACTCGGGCGCCTCTGGTTGTACAGTTTTTTTCTCCTGCGCTGCAACAATCAGCTCCTCACGAACGGGAAGTCCTTCTCTGTACAGAAGGTCTCGACTCTTCTCAGTCGCTGCTACAGCGTAGCGCAACAGCAACCCTTCGCGATGCAAGATTTCTTTTAACTGACGCCACTCATCTTTTTGTAGATTGCGCTCGCCAAAATGCAAAACCACAGGCGAGTCGCGGAAAAATCCCTTGGCTCGTGCGAGTTCTTCTTCTACCGCATGAATCACCTCAGGAAACGACGCACGATCATCGAAGAGGAACGTCGTCCCTGACTTGAGTCCCTTGATAGTAAACAGCTCCACACCCCTCTCACGCAGTACGAAATCTTTGACTGTCAGCCGAATTGGCTCAGAGCGAGCCGTAGAACACTATAGCGTGTAGCAAAAAAATATCTAAACCACAATATCTAGTAGCGTAGGCGCTCAGCTTTTCGCGATCAATCAGACAAGAAATGAGGTTCTGAGCGAATGCGGATGACCAGAAATTGAGCATGCACCCCATGAGATGCCTCTCCTTGTTTTTGCTGAATGCTGACGACTGATCGCTGACCTCTCATCTCAGCCCCCGTTGCGGCCATCACAAAGGACACTATAACATTGGCCGAGTATCGTCTGAGGGAGGAGGTGAGTAACGGCATGCATCGAGAACGAGATCGCGAAATCCGCCGTCGTCGTAAGCGGCGAGAAAAACGACTCAAAGCCCGCATCAAAGAATTAAAAGCGCAGGCAAAGAAGGCCTAAGAAGAATGAGTAGCTAGTAGTCCGTAGCCAGTATGACAGGAATAATCAAGAGTTAAGAGTTAAGAGTTAAGTGTCAGGTCTCATAACATCGCGCACTAAGAATTCGTCGAATTTCTTGGATTTTTGCACAAAAATGAGTACGCGATGTCATGAGACTCGACAGTTAAGAGTTAAAAATGACGATTGAGAAAATGAACTATAGTGTTTCTCCTTTTGCTTTTGCAACTTTTCACTCTTCACTCTTCATTCTTCACTGATCTCTCTCACCGCGCCTTGAGTAAATATCGAGATTCTCCAGACCGCAGTTCCACTGCGTCCGGACGAATTTTCACTACAGTCAATCCCTCAACCGAGTCACCTTCGTGAGCCAACATGGCGGGGCCAGTCCCCACTTTAATCGAGACTACGCGCTTGTCTGGATCAGCCGACCATTGCAGAAAAGCAAGTGACGCACCCGGCGGTGCACCGGTAGGGGTATCACGTGTCGGTGCTGAAGCAGCGACAGGAGGGGGAGTTGGCCGTGCGGCGACTGGGGCCTCAGCAGTCGATGGCGTACGCTGATCCGGCGTTTGCGGGCGAGGTGTGACCTTCGGCGCTACCGCAGCGGCCCGACGATCCCGTGCCGTTGGTGGAGGAAGCGGCGGCGGCGCTACGATGCGATCATACGGTGAAGAACTCACAAACGGCGAACGTTGGACAACATCTGATAACGGTGATGGGCGATAGAGCGCTTCAGTCCCCTGTCTGTGCGGAGCATTGCCAGTGAAATTCGGTGAACCTCCACCATTGCCTGCATCACGTCGTACCCTCGGCGCAGCGGCAGGGGCTATCCCCGCAGCGGCAACTTGTGCCGGGTCAGAGGGCACAGCCATCATATGCTTGTCCGGAAGAACCACGGGGGCAGCCCCTGGGGTAATCTGAGCAACTTGCGGAGGGGGTTGCCCTGTCATTTCCCCTCCACCACCTGGCCCAGACGGCACGTGCCCTGGTGGAGGTGCGGGTTGCGGCGGCGGGGATTCTTGTCTACGGCGATGCGGTTGAGGAGGTGCGGGTTGCGGCGCACTCGTCACTTGTGGTGACGCTATCGATGGTGGTGGTGTTTCTGTTACTGACGCTGTCTCGCTCGAAGGCCACAACATCCAGGTTGCCCCGAAAGCGATACCAGCCGCGACAAGTCCGCCACCGACGACTCCCCACGAAAAACGAGAAGAGCGGGGTCTACGAAAATCGAATCGAGTCGGGTTCGACAACAATCGTGCACGGACATCTGCTTCCTGTGCTCGCTTCTCTTCTTCGACTTTCCGTAAAGCGTCAAGAATTGTACTCATAGGATGGAACTGTTCCTTCGTG
Protein-coding regions in this window:
- the minD gene encoding septum site-determining protein MinD, translated to MGGRAIVVTSGKGGVGKTTSTANIGLGLARRGQKVALVDADIGLRNLDIIMGLENRIVYHLVDVVRGRCQVRQALVKDKRFPQLSMLPASQVDQKESITPDEMKAVVAQLKEDFDYVLIDCPAGIEQGFRNAVAGADEGIVITTPDVSPVRDADRVIGLLQSSLGEPQLIINRMSTDMVKRGDMLNQQDVLDILAVRLLGIVPEDDEVVVAGNRGSPVILNEQSRSGKAFDRIVRRILGEEVPIPELNGHGGIMHRLGKLFFRR
- the minC gene encoding septum site-determining protein MinC, whose amino-acid sequence is MRLTVKDFVLRERGVELFTIKGLKSGTTFLFDDRASFPEVIHAVEEELARAKGFFRDSPVVLHFGERNLQKDEWRQLKEILHREGLLLRYAVAATEKSRDLLYREGLPVREELIVAAQEKKTVQPEAPEYPTALYLRRSLRSGQKHVFNGDVVLVGDVNQGAEIIAGGDTIVFGTLRGVVHAGYPDNPSAVVVALNLMPLQLRIGPYIACAEEGQLNPRAQRPEVARVKDERIIIEPYQGKL